A window of Eucalyptus grandis isolate ANBG69807.140 chromosome 4, ASM1654582v1, whole genome shotgun sequence genomic DNA:
tggatgacattattttcggatcctctaatgagaatctgtgcaagaaattttctaagtctatgcaggataaatttgaaatgagtatgatgggagaattaacattctttcttggtctttaagtaaaacaattggaggaaggaacttttatttatcaagaaaaatatgctaatgatcttgtcaaaaggtttggactggaaaagtgcaaaaaggtcaacattccaatgtcaagttctttaaagatagacaaagatgaagaaggaaagaaagttgatcaaaagttgtacaggagcatcattggttcacttctttatcttactgcctctagacctgatattttgttgagtgtttgcatctgtgctaggtttcaatcagatcctagagaatctcatctcagtgctgcgaaacgcatcattaaatacgtggcttcatcatcaagcatcggtctgtggtatcctaagaagggagactttaatcttctgggatattcagacgcagatctggccggttgcagagttgatagaaagagcacttcaggaacttgccagttgcttggaagcaggacaatgtcttggttttcaaggaaacaaagcactgtgtctctttcaacaacagaagcagagtatgtagctcttggaagctgctgttcgcaaattctatggataaaacaacagctaagagactttgaaattgaagactcatgcacggagattaattgcgacaacaccagcgctatcaacctcaccaaaatccaattctccactcaagagcaaagcatatagagattcgacatcactttataagagaccatgttcaaaatggagatgtttcaattcaatttgttgactcaaagaatcaactggctgatatactcacaaagcctttggagaaaaatcaatttgagtctatacggtccagactcaacattttgaggtatgaggatatcaaagtctaaagactttcagactcagtcttacaagactttatctggaAGAtagtcttggctcgaccttcagactgtaagtctttttctctccaatcttatcttaaaaaggtacgatcatcagactgtgtttaaattgttgctatatttaattaacgtaaatattgcatcgattcattttcaaaaaggtagttatttttgaaatggctattttttgcggaaaaagacagttattttgaaaaggcatatttttatttcctttgtgacggttcgtttactcttctttttaaccgattgtgcaatcgtcgatttctcttcacttttctattcacttttctctcaaaaaccctagaaagcatcgatcctcaattcccgtttgtcttcttcgctcaatcttcaaaaagttgtcatcttttctggaaaagtcaagcaaggaatcttccaaacactgagaaagatgtcatcttcacgaaagtcctcaagaatcgcaagcaggggaccacagagaatgagtgaggggcctacgcacttcgatcttactgaagatgaagttactccagattagcaaccgagcccacaacattctcagcagcgtcagtcttctccatctagtcctcaaggcggtgttcatcagcatcaagaagaaatcatcgaggatgtagaccccgtaagagttcaaaagcccgcttttatttacaagctataacgtgccttaaaaggaattcgtactcctttgaactatgttgatgagtttcttagagacaaaggatataggaacgaatatatctttcgcgaaaaatggaaagtttgggaatcgctcgtaaagaggtggcgaggaaacccttgcgaatatcccaagtgatcctcgtggactggggaccgaatcctgtagatgggaatgacgatgacaactgttcagtctatttcaaccgaaaatgggtattgcggctgaaattcaaggaaaatgggagatttgttcagatcaaaggaacaaaaggatctcgtactcaaaattgctgaagcgtggggtaataaaccctaggagtgtggactttgattttctggatgtgaaagtgaacttgagggaaaagttcagttatcttcaacttgaaaagttttgctctgactcaactgaggcttatgctgaattgactgcatatttctattcaaatcttagctttttggatgcgaatagattctccttcagtgttaaagaacaagactatgttgtggatatgaatatgctggcagatgtgttagaagttgagagaggcagatatcaaccaatcaaagtttccattctttggggccacacttgaaccggtgaaggacgggagaacagatgagaagatcacctactcacggatgaatgcattcaacatcttacttcacaagattgtgatcaattgccttcggccgaaatcaacttccaaaaccgatgtttcaagctcgaggcaaagttgatgtatgccatcctctgtggtaagaagttttctctccctcatactgttatgtttcacatgtatagagtagtgatgaaggacagaggtcaactcccttacccaagccttgttacgaagttattcagacatctgaatattcagcctccgcaaatcttttgtgttcgatcatgcgatcatatggtggtaggactgaaaatggtgaccaaaatgcgtctgaaggaactgagcaaggaattggagaaattcaaggagaagactcctaccaaatctcatcaactctcttctgctgctaagagaaaagggaaggagcccatggctgctccatcaaagagaagaagactctcctcgttgaggatgaagatgatgacgaagacatcaccatctctgcaatggccttgaagaatttaggtcgtcctgttccacagaaagaatcggaacaaaagacgaaagaagcagaggagaagggagaagaagaaagagaagcagaggagaaggaagaagaagaaagagaagcaaagcaagaagcgagaggaagaaagactgaagaagaaacaagagaagaaggagaacccgaggaaatctcttctccaccgtaggcatggaaatgggggagatcgggagaaaggagtgacgtcttcatatcccgatgcaagtgaaggagtcgggtCGCTCGCCACAGCAcccgaagatgtttatgcatctcagtttccagaagaaggtcatgaagtgtcatcgccaaatctgcaagactatgctgatctaccatcttctgcagatcgagccgaagcaagtactcagaccgataatggagcagattttcgcagaatcatggatcttctcttggagatgaaaggtcagatttatgccttgggatgcgaagttcaaagtttgaagaaagaaagtcaagcttcttcctgttcattgaatgataagatgcaagacctctctattcgaatcgtgccaatgccaagagtgaggaggttgtacagctgaaggaagactttaaaaggctggaaggcatcgttcagtctatggaagatttccagcttgtccgcattcccaagacttcatctcatcctttttaatgatgagaaaaagggggagagatgcatgatttgatcaaaaactttcaatcattttttaactgtttgttggattgtgttgttgtttaactgtttttggagactttgactttgttttgtgtctcgGATGAGatccgaactagacttggacttgactgcttctattaacaagtactgatatcttatggatggttttattatatactagactaacctactttctgtggttgcagattctagtgttaatcttttagccattcatctctataagatatgcatgtgtttgagaaatgttttgcaggtcaaagttatccaaatctgcaggaaggttttgtcaccatcaaaaaggggagattgttggagaaatcttcgtgaagtgttttgaagttgacaaaacgtttccatcgcctagtcgAAGGTCGgcagactcgttagttaaagtcgaagacttccggacagccggactcaagactcaaagtctatcctcattgacagcctctaatccgttgaagaaaggttatccgaactggatgttttgttcagatttaaccttatcatccggagaagatctcgtggttggagaagacgtataagaatcctttgattgatcaagattgattcaatgactgaagattcgatgattgtctaaatattattggaaggttctacttatggaaaccaagatcctgattgtatgggcgaacaggattgatgggctatcaacacgttcctttaatagctcgaacaatcttcctaattgattccgtccaacgggtagattggaggaattcctttggtaagtgccaacgggtatgatggcataaaggagtatataaggaagacgttcttagttgttcgaggtgtgcgcgatagaagaattccaaagtctgaagctcctttttgtttagacaattcctttgagcgaacacttgtatacgaaagagagattctatatttgtgagagaccttgaagaggtgtggtaaaacatctacactgtggaatcaaggcaaagctgtgctgtaacttctcttttgatcatagtgaaatccagccggtgggctgtcagtgcggaagagtggacgtaggcttggaataagccgaaccactataaatcccgtgttcaattttctcttcctcactctctctacctcaatcgtatttcattttgttaattaagagagaatttactttctatcatatgttaagaattgCTTTCGTATATCGATAAagtgtttaggcacctattcaccccctctaggtactcatactagcaatatcacctTCCTCTTGCTGGTTGTTGCTTCACTCACCACCACACGCCGCCCCAcaccctactcaccaccacatcttggccaccgaaccaccaccacccaccgctcgtccgacgagccgtctcaccgttgagcccgacgagctgtTGCGCGGCCCCTCGCCGCCgtgagccgccgccgccgtccccaagccaccgtcaccacctcttgctgcAGCCTGCTGCTCGCTTGGCCGTTCGGGCCGTCATTGCTCCGAACCGCCACCGCCGACGTGGTTGAGGCATCGGATCATCCTCAAGATGAAAGCAATTGGGAAGGCGGGGATCCTGATGGAGACATTATTTATGTGGAGTAGGTCTAACTGCTACAGAGCAACATCACTATGTTGCTAGACTGGGCATACTGTTGCTTAACCGGTTAGTTTGGTGTTGTCTTTGTAGGGAagagaattctttttcttctgttcaATGACAAAATACGATAGCAATCGTATTGTAGGGTGCAGCTTAGCCATATTCTGGATCTTGTTGGAACAAATTGTTATTTATGTGCTATATTTTCATAGGATTGTATATGTTATTGTCTACTGAAGGAATAGCCAATGTGCCTGAAATACTTGGCACTGTATCTATATTATTTGTCACTCTACTCAACTCTGCCCATTTGGGGTGAAGAATCTTCAGTTGATATTGATGTGACCATCTTCTTTTGCCGGCCTGAAATGGGAAAGAAATTATCAGCCGATTGATTCTCTAGTTAAATGCTAAACCTAATAGACAAGCTGAATCCTTCTGTTGAGGCAGTTTGCAGTACATGTAGTCCAGGCCGTCATTTTGTTGTAATTGGTAAATCTCATGCATCAAACtaagaaaatgatgattttgcACTTCTTCTGCTAGTTTACGGCACAATGAACGGATTTGCAACTGTTTGCTTGTCCCGGGATAGATACATTTACTGAAGCACCATACGCATGCTCTTGTTGGGTTTTAAGCTTTCAAGTTGTTCTTTCAGTGATGCTACTTATTATTTTCAGAATGACAACTGAAAAGTCAGTCTCTCTTCATGCAGGTTTAGGGCGGTAACAATAAATCGCTCTTGTGCAGGAAAGGAGGTTTCATAACATCATATGGACTTGAAATATATCTTGCCGATCTTTGATGCAATCCTCATAGTTTTGTCCTTGCATTTGCCGACCGCACGCCATGGCAGCTATATTGAGCTTGTACTTTGTGTATCTGAGCATGTTGCCGTAAAACTTTCTGCAAGGAGCACATAGCAATgacgaaaatgaaaaaaaaaaaaaaaagaacctgttggaacctggaaccgaccccggaacctgtgacagaGTAGGTTATAGGTTCTCGGTTCTGACGAGTagattctaggttccaaaaattgaagaacctgtacccgagggtaggttccaggttccggacggaaccgaaccggaacctggaaccgctcacccctatttACCACTTTAAGCTTCTCAATTCcgatgaagaaaaaggaaaaaaggaataaatatTGTTTGCCCCAAACGTTTGTGCTAGTatcaagaaaagtaaaaaggtgGTCTAAGATACGCATAAACGTCGGACATAATCTGTAAATCACCTCACAAAAGTAAATGGAAATTGTATTTCGTAGTACTACTACCAAGTTGAGAAAACTCACTTTATCTACCGTCAAAACCAAGTCTTTTTTCATGACTGTAACTCCGGTTACGCCTGCATTATTCACCTGCAACGCCATTGTTCTTTTATGGCTCCTTTCTCAATCTATTTGAAAGATGATATACAAAGCGACATACAAATAGATTTTACCAAGATATCGAGTTTTCCGAACCGGGCCTTGATGAAATCCGCCAGAGAATAGACACTCGTCCCATCGACCACGTCAAGAGGATGAAAGACCACGTTGGAGATCCCAATACTCGCAAGCTTCTCGATAGCATCATCTCCTTTATTCACATCTCTGGCAGTTAATACAACAAAGACTCCATTTGAAGCTAGTTGCTTACATATCTCGAATCCAATCCCTTTATTCGCACCGGTCACGACTGCAATCCTTCAGAAATTAACACAAAAGGGAGGAAAAGATCAAAAGGGTTAgcatttaaattgaaatatatcATATCGAACTGGTCTTGGAGATTCATCAAGAGTAACGGAAGCAAGTAGTACCTGTCCAtttgatgaagagcttgaattGTTAAgatctttctctgtttttcttttccagtgGTTTTGGAGGGTGGTGGCTCTTCTGCTGTGGCTTGTTGATTCCGTATTTATGGGTGGTAAgaaacatcattttttttctctatctaggcaaaaaagaagaagcaggaaATAGAGAAAACGTCAGCCAGTACGTCGTAGGTTTATGCGtggtcgttttttttttttcttttggtaaaaggtaagaatttTATGCGTGGTCGTTGGCTGGGGGTCGTTGAAGATTATAACGCAAGTATCCTCGTCATTCTTATCTAAGCGGTGATGACATCCTTTGAAGGAATAAATGGCAAAAATCAGCCTTTGAAGTGATGAAGAGTATTATattacgaccaaaaaaaaaaaaaagaagaagaagtgataaAGAGTATTATAGAACAAGTCGATGCTATCTCTTTAATATTATGAATTATCTGGTAATAAGATATGGGGGCGAGG
This region includes:
- the LOC120292449 gene encoding salutaridine reductase-like, with amino-acid sequence MDRIAVVTGANKGIGFEICKQLASNGVFVVLTARDVNKGDDAIEKLASIGISNVVFHPLDVVDGTSVYSLADFIKARFGKLDILVNNAGVTGVTVMKKDLVLTVDKIKGPNARSTKEFIEETYELAEKCLRTNYYGVKQVTLLFYLFFSNRIQQE